In Flavobacterium gelatinilyticum, a genomic segment contains:
- a CDS encoding rSAM-modified peptide — translation MKKMQLKFEDFQVEKLTKEQQKTVRGGDAPPTDPVDPNKGTGGNGVG, via the coding sequence ATGAAAAAAATGCAATTAAAATTTGAAGATTTCCAAGTTGAAAAACTAACAAAAGAGCAGCAAAAAACAGTAAGAGGAGGAGATGCACCACCAACTGATCCAGTTGATCCAAACAAAGGAACCGGAGGAAACGGAGTAGGATAG
- a CDS encoding MFS transporter has product MFKALKSRNFKLFFYGQSVSVIGTWMQKTAVSWMVYSITGSVFLLGLATFLSMIPSLFLAPLAGSIIGRYDRHKTMILLQSMAMVQAGTLALLIYFKVYNITFILALTLIQGIINAFDMTCRQTMMIDIVDNKEDLPNAVALNSTLNNFARIAGPALAGIILHEYGEDVCFMGNFVSYIPVLISLLMMKITPHIKAENKLKMLDDLIEGLDYVKKETEMSKMLLMLTCSSLFVISFNTLMPVFAKDIFSGNAETFSWFESAAGIGSVLSAIYLANLKSAENMNKLVIGASLLLGFSVIILAVSSSMTIALICMTLSGIGMMGQTSSINIYIQTHSSVNMRSRSISYYMMAYQGMIPVGSLIIGYVSHFLGVRTTVAIQGVICILSVIVYVYYKKHKSLYRLENFYALLRFLHVKS; this is encoded by the coding sequence ATGTTCAAAGCCTTAAAATCTAGAAACTTCAAGCTGTTCTTTTACGGACAATCTGTTTCTGTTATTGGAACCTGGATGCAGAAAACAGCCGTAAGCTGGATGGTCTACAGCATAACAGGATCTGTTTTTTTACTGGGACTGGCTACTTTTCTTAGTATGATTCCGTCTCTTTTTTTAGCGCCTCTCGCAGGAAGTATCATAGGGCGTTACGACCGACATAAAACGATGATCCTATTGCAGTCTATGGCAATGGTACAAGCGGGTACACTGGCACTTTTAATCTATTTTAAAGTTTATAATATTACTTTTATTCTGGCTCTGACGCTTATTCAGGGAATCATTAATGCGTTTGACATGACCTGCCGCCAGACGATGATGATTGATATAGTCGATAATAAGGAAGATCTGCCTAACGCAGTAGCTCTAAACTCAACACTAAACAATTTTGCCCGAATTGCCGGCCCTGCGCTTGCAGGAATTATTTTGCATGAATATGGCGAAGATGTCTGCTTTATGGGGAATTTCGTGAGTTACATTCCGGTTTTAATTTCATTACTAATGATGAAAATTACCCCGCATATTAAAGCTGAAAACAAACTTAAAATGCTGGATGATTTAATTGAAGGTCTGGACTACGTTAAAAAAGAGACCGAAATGTCCAAAATGCTTTTAATGTTAACCTGCAGCAGTTTGTTCGTTATTTCTTTTAATACTTTGATGCCGGTTTTTGCAAAAGATATTTTTAGCGGTAATGCCGAAACATTCAGCTGGTTTGAAAGTGCTGCGGGTATTGGTTCTGTTTTATCTGCTATTTATCTGGCCAATTTAAAATCGGCTGAAAATATGAACAAGCTGGTTATTGGTGCCAGTTTACTTTTGGGTTTCAGCGTTATTATTTTAGCCGTTTCCAGCAGTATGACCATCGCACTGATCTGTATGACTTTGAGCGGTATTGGAATGATGGGACAAACTTCGTCTATTAACATTTACATTCAGACTCACAGTAGTGTTAATATGCGTTCGAGAAGTATCAGTTATTATATGATGGCATATCAGGGAATGATTCCGGTAGGAAGTTTAATTATTGGTTACGTTTCACACTTTCTGGGAGTGAGAACAACAGTTGCCATTCAGGGTGTTATTTGTATACTTTCGGTGATTGTATATGTGTATTACAAAAAGCATAAATCTTTATACCGATTGGAAAATTTTTATGCGCTGCTACGATTTCTTCATGTAAAGTCTTAG
- a CDS encoding acyl-CoA dehydrogenase family protein, producing MKPDLFQAPDYYNLDDLLTEEHKLVRDSARAWVKREVSPIIEEYAQKAEFPKQLIKGLGEIGGFGPYIPVEYGGAGLDQISYGLIMQEIERGDSGVRSTSSVQSSLVMYPIWKYGNEEQRMKYLPKLSTGEFIGCFGLTEPDHGSDPGSMITNFKDMGDHYLLNGAKMWISNAPFADIAVVWAKNEEGRIHGLIVERGMEGFSTPETHNKWSLRASATGELIFDNVKVPKENLLPNKSGLGAPLGCLDSARYGIAWGAIGAAMDCYDTALRYAKERIQFGKPIGGTQLQQKKLAEMITEITKAQLLTWRLGVLRNEGKATTAQISMAKRNNVNMAITIAREARQMLGGMGITGEYSIMRHMMNLESVITYEGTHDIHLLITGMDVTGIPAFKS from the coding sequence ATGAAACCAGACTTATTTCAAGCTCCAGATTATTATAACCTTGACGATTTGTTAACAGAAGAACACAAATTAGTCCGTGATTCAGCACGTGCGTGGGTTAAAAGAGAAGTATCTCCTATAATAGAAGAGTACGCTCAAAAAGCAGAATTTCCAAAACAACTTATAAAAGGACTTGGAGAAATTGGCGGCTTCGGGCCTTATATTCCTGTTGAATATGGCGGTGCAGGTCTTGACCAGATTTCGTACGGTTTGATTATGCAGGAAATCGAAAGAGGAGATTCAGGTGTAAGATCCACCTCATCTGTCCAATCATCGCTGGTTATGTATCCTATCTGGAAATACGGAAACGAAGAACAGCGCATGAAATATTTACCAAAGCTATCGACTGGTGAATTCATTGGCTGTTTTGGTTTAACAGAGCCCGATCACGGTTCTGATCCCGGAAGTATGATTACCAATTTTAAAGATATGGGGGATCATTATCTTTTAAACGGGGCAAAAATGTGGATTTCAAACGCTCCTTTTGCAGATATTGCCGTTGTCTGGGCCAAAAATGAAGAAGGAAGAATTCACGGCTTAATTGTAGAACGAGGCATGGAAGGGTTCTCAACCCCTGAAACCCATAACAAATGGTCGCTTCGTGCATCTGCAACCGGCGAATTAATTTTTGATAATGTAAAAGTTCCTAAAGAAAATCTTCTGCCAAATAAATCAGGACTTGGTGCTCCGCTTGGCTGCTTAGATTCTGCCCGTTACGGAATTGCCTGGGGTGCTATAGGCGCCGCAATGGATTGTTATGATACTGCTTTACGCTATGCCAAAGAAAGAATCCAGTTTGGAAAACCTATTGGAGGAACGCAATTGCAGCAGAAAAAACTGGCCGAAATGATTACCGAAATCACAAAAGCACAATTATTAACCTGGCGATTAGGTGTTTTAAGAAACGAAGGAAAAGCAACTACAGCTCAGATTTCGATGGCAAAACGAAACAATGTAAACATGGCCATAACCATCGCACGCGAAGCAAGACAAATGCTGGGAGGTATGGGAATTACCGGCGAGTACTCGATTATGCGCCACATGATGAACCTCGAAAGCGTTATAACATACGAAGGAACACACGATATTCATTTACTGATAACGGGAATGGATGTAACTGGAATTCCAGCGTTTAAATCGTAA
- a CDS encoding SGNH/GDSL hydrolase family protein, which yields MKPQFKQIVIVILSIFLLSCNSDETPADKPVVKNPVTPVPPVKPISGTIHYLALGDSYTIGHSVCETCRFPEQLKASLQQTYSSNFSLQIIAKTGWTTTNLLSAIKDQNPEPNYDLVTLLIGVNNQYQGRDFSLYEKEFPQLAEKAVLLAKGDKKNVIVISIPDYAYTPYGNAVAGNERTRISAEIDKYNAFAEKYCTNNGITFVSITDITRMGLDNKDLVASDGLHPSQLAYSKFVDRMMPKVKKALED from the coding sequence ATGAAACCGCAATTCAAACAAATAGTTATCGTTATACTTTCCATTTTTTTACTTAGCTGTAATTCAGACGAAACCCCGGCAGATAAACCTGTAGTTAAAAATCCCGTTACCCCTGTCCCGCCCGTAAAACCCATTTCGGGCACAATACATTATCTGGCTTTGGGCGACAGTTATACAATTGGCCACAGCGTATGCGAAACCTGCCGTTTTCCTGAACAGCTTAAAGCAAGCCTGCAGCAAACGTATTCGAGCAATTTCTCTTTGCAGATAATCGCAAAAACAGGCTGGACTACCACAAATTTACTTTCGGCAATAAAAGATCAAAATCCGGAACCAAACTACGATCTGGTTACGCTTTTAATTGGTGTAAACAACCAATATCAGGGAAGGGATTTTTCGCTTTATGAAAAAGAATTTCCACAGCTGGCAGAAAAAGCCGTTCTATTAGCCAAAGGAGATAAGAAAAATGTAATCGTTATTTCGATTCCGGATTATGCGTACACGCCTTACGGAAATGCCGTCGCCGGAAATGAACGCACCAGAATTTCAGCCGAAATCGATAAATACAATGCCTTTGCCGAAAAATACTGTACAAACAACGGAATCACCTTTGTATCGATAACAGACATAACACGCATGGGACTTGATAATAAAGATCTGGTTGCCTCAGACGGTCTTCATCCTTCACAACTGGCTTATTCAAAATTCGTTGACCGCATGATGCCGAAGGTTAAAAAAGCACTCGAAGATTAA
- a CDS encoding asparaginase: MSSKAKILLIYTGGTIGMSKDFETGALKAFNFSNLLQQIPEIKQLDCEIETVSFETPIDSSNMNPQMWTKIADIIEENYAKYDGFVVLHGSDTMSYSASALSFMLENLAKPVVFTGSQLPIGDLRTDAKENLITAIQIASLLENGKPVINEVCLYFEYKLYRGNRTSKVNAEHFRAFTAPNYPELVESGVHLKLNSHLFLPVKKDAGLIVHKNLDNHVAIIKIFPGMSEIVLASILATAGLRGIVLETYGSGNAPTEEWFLNLIEKAIKSGMHIVNVTQCSGGSVNMGQYETSTALKSLGVISGKDITTEAAITKLMYLLGHNIPQNEFKDVFETALRGEIS, from the coding sequence ATGTCCTCTAAAGCTAAAATACTTTTAATTTATACCGGAGGAACCATCGGTATGAGTAAAGACTTCGAAACCGGAGCTCTTAAAGCATTTAATTTTAGTAATTTATTACAGCAGATTCCCGAAATCAAGCAATTGGATTGTGAGATTGAAACGGTTTCTTTTGAAACTCCTATAGATTCATCAAATATGAATCCTCAAATGTGGACAAAAATTGCCGACATTATCGAGGAAAATTATGCAAAATATGACGGATTTGTAGTTCTTCACGGATCAGATACGATGTCATATTCAGCTTCGGCATTGAGTTTTATGCTCGAGAATTTAGCAAAACCGGTTGTGTTTACAGGCTCTCAGCTGCCAATTGGAGATTTACGTACCGATGCTAAAGAAAATTTAATTACAGCCATTCAGATCGCATCACTTCTTGAAAACGGAAAACCGGTTATCAACGAAGTATGCCTTTATTTTGAATACAAATTATACAGAGGAAACAGAACCTCAAAAGTAAATGCCGAACATTTCAGAGCGTTTACAGCGCCTAATTATCCTGAATTGGTAGAATCTGGAGTGCATTTAAAACTCAATTCGCATTTATTCCTTCCTGTAAAAAAAGACGCCGGATTAATTGTTCATAAAAATCTGGACAATCACGTAGCGATCATTAAAATATTCCCGGGAATGAGCGAAATTGTCCTGGCTTCAATCCTGGCAACAGCCGGCCTTCGCGGTATTGTTTTAGAAACCTATGGTTCTGGAAATGCGCCAACTGAAGAATGGTTTTTAAATCTAATCGAAAAAGCCATAAAATCAGGAATGCATATCGTAAACGTAACCCAATGTTCCGGCGGAAGTGTAAATATGGGACAATACGAAACGAGTACTGCCTTAAAATCACTGGGAGTTATCTCAGGAAAAGACATTACGACAGAAGCGGCAATTACAAAATTAATGTATCTGCTGGGACACAATATTCCTCAAAACGAATTTAAAGATGTTTTTGAAACCGCACTTCGCGGGGAAATATCTTAA
- a CDS encoding vitamin K epoxide reductase family protein, with protein MLKLIQKFLQINRYSEVKDEFKDLFLSHPNFPSLFAITDSFDLLSIENAAIRVPKEQIVDLPSNFLAYFKDELILVEKAKNHVRINTVKKGALKISYEKFLLDWNGVIVAIEPNNVVARENLKVELNWLKYLVPFVLFTGLSFFYNTYNVISIIFLLTSSLGLLVSIFIVQEKLGFKNSIISKLCDLSTNSSCNSVINFNENYGDKWISFSDLPLLFFSAGFIAILVQPLSSSIFVGFLSLLAIPVIVSSIWIQKFELQKWCVMCLMVSALIFTQSVIWFSSDLFTLSFSFGIVFPFLFSLILLVPIWFVIKSVSKNVLDNEYALKELKKFKRNYSLLNFLSKKVTYTNGFEDLRGLNFGNRNAVVKLTVIISPSCGHCHKTFQEAFDLVLKFPDKIYLTVLFNINPENADNPYKIVVERLLTINRTTPGKTVEAISDWHIKKMSLKKWLKKWHTDTVSMMISQEINKQYEWCSKNNFNYTPVKIVNEKLFPNEYELNELKYFLNDFVEEKETVLERIA; from the coding sequence ATGCTAAAACTTATTCAAAAATTTCTTCAAATTAATCGTTACTCAGAAGTAAAAGATGAGTTCAAGGATTTGTTTTTGTCGCATCCTAATTTTCCAAGTCTGTTTGCTATTACAGATTCGTTTGATCTGCTTTCGATCGAGAATGCAGCAATACGAGTTCCGAAAGAACAAATCGTAGATTTACCATCAAACTTTCTGGCTTATTTTAAAGACGAATTGATTTTGGTTGAAAAGGCTAAAAATCATGTTAGAATAAACACAGTTAAAAAAGGCGCTCTGAAAATTTCGTATGAAAAATTCCTTTTGGACTGGAATGGTGTAATTGTAGCTATAGAGCCAAACAATGTCGTAGCAAGAGAAAACTTAAAAGTCGAATTAAACTGGCTTAAGTACCTTGTTCCGTTTGTATTATTTACCGGCTTATCCTTTTTTTACAATACATATAATGTTATTAGTATTATATTTTTACTGACATCCAGTTTAGGACTATTGGTAAGTATTTTTATCGTTCAGGAAAAACTTGGTTTTAAAAATAGTATAATTTCAAAATTATGTGACCTAAGTACAAACTCTTCCTGCAATTCAGTAATTAACTTTAATGAAAATTACGGCGATAAATGGATAAGTTTCTCTGATCTTCCATTGCTTTTTTTCAGCGCAGGCTTTATAGCAATTTTAGTACAGCCTTTAAGCTCTTCTATTTTTGTTGGTTTTTTGAGTTTATTGGCAATTCCCGTTATTGTTTCTTCAATATGGATTCAAAAATTTGAACTTCAAAAATGGTGTGTGATGTGTTTAATGGTTTCAGCTTTAATATTTACACAAAGTGTTATTTGGTTTTCTTCGGATTTATTTACGTTAAGTTTTAGTTTCGGAATAGTTTTTCCATTCTTATTTTCTTTAATTCTTTTAGTTCCAATCTGGTTTGTTATTAAATCAGTTTCAAAAAATGTTCTCGATAATGAATATGCATTAAAAGAACTTAAGAAGTTTAAAAGAAACTATTCGCTGCTGAATTTCTTATCGAAAAAAGTTACCTACACTAACGGATTTGAAGATTTAAGAGGATTGAATTTTGGAAACCGAAATGCAGTTGTAAAACTTACAGTAATCATAAGTCCAAGCTGCGGGCACTGTCATAAAACATTTCAGGAAGCTTTTGATTTGGTTTTGAAATTTCCTGATAAGATATATTTAACGGTTTTATTTAATATCAATCCTGAAAACGCAGATAATCCATATAAAATCGTAGTAGAAAGACTTTTAACCATAAACAGAACCACACCGGGTAAAACGGTAGAAGCAATATCAGACTGGCATATTAAAAAAATGAGTCTGAAAAAATGGTTGAAAAAATGGCATACAGATACAGTGAGCATGATGATAAGCCAGGAAATAAATAAGCAATACGAATGGTGTTCTAAGAACAATTTTAATTACACACCGGTAAAAATCGTAAACGAAAAATTATTTCCAAATGAATACGAACTAAACGAGT
- a CDS encoding DUF3050 domain-containing protein produces the protein MNIETIHNSIQPQKDQLLNHSLYKKIQSIDDLHSFTENHVFAVWDFMSLLKALQAKLTCTTTPWFATKNPETRYLINEIVLAEETDLSIDGRRQSHYEMYLEAMEACGADTTPINKFLSEVNSLHNIFVAIKQSSLHPEVKSFLDFTFRVIEEGKPHEIAAAFTFGREDLIPSMFTEILKNFQKNLPNVDLTKLLYYFERHIELDADEHGPMAMQMITDLCEDDAQKWKEVEEVSILALEKRIGLWNAIEEEIVLKAEMV, from the coding sequence ATGAATATTGAAACTATACACAATAGCATTCAACCTCAAAAAGATCAGCTTTTAAATCATTCACTATACAAAAAAATCCAAAGTATCGATGACTTACATAGTTTTACAGAAAACCATGTTTTTGCCGTTTGGGATTTTATGTCATTATTAAAAGCATTACAAGCCAAACTTACCTGCACAACAACGCCATGGTTTGCCACAAAAAACCCTGAAACAAGATATTTGATTAACGAAATTGTACTGGCCGAAGAAACAGATTTAAGCATCGACGGCAGAAGACAAAGCCATTACGAAATGTATCTTGAAGCAATGGAAGCCTGCGGTGCCGACACAACTCCTATAAACAAGTTTTTATCTGAAGTAAATTCGCTTCACAATATATTTGTTGCCATTAAACAAAGTTCACTTCATCCTGAGGTTAAATCATTCTTAGATTTTACCTTTAGAGTTATCGAAGAAGGAAAACCGCACGAAATTGCTGCTGCTTTTACCTTTGGAAGAGAAGATTTGATTCCGAGCATGTTTACCGAAATCCTTAAAAACTTTCAAAAAAACCTGCCAAATGTCGATTTAACAAAACTGCTTTATTATTTCGAAAGACATATCGAATTAGACGCAGACGAACACGGACCAATGGCAATGCAGATGATTACCGATTTATGCGAAGACGATGCCCAGAAATGGAAAGAAGTTGAAGAAGTTTCGATCCTGGCATTAGAAAAACGCATCGGATTATGGAATGCCATTGAAGAAGAAATCGTTTTAAAAGCAGAAATGGTTTAA
- a CDS encoding helix-turn-helix domain-containing protein: protein MRLIISFVLFLILNSSFAQKSNQLTEQEYLILQDKIRLNLNVNVDSSVVYANKMAKSDNPKHLAFANVALSYLMELKGDSKKSKEKYRQAFVYLDKVPESRDKTQLTSYLYNYGGLTEWKRGNFGKALENYQQGVKYSLQINDAVQVIKFKINIALVNEAVGNYQLAILNLREVSNFIDQNENAYTKEQYQNFKSNVSLSLAGSYESYFVKNETQKQLLDSAEYYYKRAITYSQNFANNKINAKISLGNIYFRKADYKNAEKTYYDVSYFARQNNFEKEYITANYNLGNLYYDIKKYDKALVFLKKVDSISAKTDLRDDNFLKANYYLAKIYSRNNEPELAYKYSKIYLDNFEKTETKLRDEALEVNYQLGVENLSGEMISIQEKYKYDVFVGRALKIFYVLLVVAIVFLLIKNIRDKNKAHKKMNALIEEFKANLEKKSSVEAEPVPVFEEIEEVQLKKENVNLSIDEAKENKIVEKLLALESKLEYLNADFTLPYVAKKIKTNTTYLSYVVNKRFGKSFGEYSNELKINYVINEMITNHMYRKYSTQAIAESVGFKNAVSFAKSFRKRTGVSPAQFANNI, encoded by the coding sequence ATGAGGCTGATCATTTCTTTTGTTCTCTTTTTAATTTTAAATTCTTCATTTGCTCAAAAGTCAAATCAATTGACTGAACAAGAGTATCTGATATTGCAGGATAAAATTCGACTTAATTTAAATGTAAATGTCGACAGTTCTGTAGTATATGCTAATAAAATGGCAAAATCAGACAATCCGAAACATCTCGCTTTTGCAAACGTTGCATTGTCATACTTAATGGAGCTTAAAGGCGATTCTAAAAAATCTAAAGAAAAATATAGACAGGCATTTGTTTATTTAGACAAAGTGCCGGAGTCCCGCGATAAGACACAGCTTACTTCTTATTTATATAATTACGGAGGTTTGACAGAGTGGAAGAGAGGTAATTTTGGTAAAGCTCTGGAGAATTACCAGCAGGGCGTAAAATATTCACTGCAAATTAATGATGCTGTTCAGGTCATTAAATTTAAAATCAACATTGCGCTGGTTAACGAAGCGGTTGGGAACTATCAGCTTGCGATACTTAATTTGCGCGAAGTAAGCAATTTTATAGATCAAAACGAAAATGCATACACCAAAGAACAGTATCAAAATTTTAAAAGTAATGTCAGTTTAAGTTTAGCAGGTTCGTATGAAAGCTATTTTGTAAAAAACGAAACGCAGAAACAGCTGTTGGATTCTGCAGAGTATTATTATAAAAGAGCTATTACCTATTCTCAAAATTTTGCAAACAATAAAATAAACGCTAAGATTAGTCTGGGTAACATTTATTTTAGAAAAGCAGATTATAAAAATGCAGAAAAGACATATTATGATGTTTCGTATTTTGCCAGACAAAACAACTTCGAAAAAGAATATATTACCGCAAACTACAATCTGGGCAATTTGTACTATGATATAAAAAAGTACGACAAAGCGCTTGTATTTTTAAAGAAAGTCGATTCAATTTCTGCCAAAACGGATTTAAGGGATGATAATTTTTTGAAAGCGAATTACTATCTGGCAAAAATCTACAGTAGAAATAACGAACCTGAGCTGGCTTATAAATATTCTAAAATCTATCTGGATAATTTTGAGAAAACCGAAACCAAACTGCGCGATGAGGCTCTAGAGGTTAATTATCAGCTTGGTGTAGAGAATCTTAGTGGTGAAATGATCAGCATTCAGGAAAAATATAAATACGATGTTTTTGTAGGAAGAGCATTAAAAATATTTTACGTTCTGCTTGTGGTCGCAATTGTCTTTTTACTGATTAAAAACATTCGGGATAAAAATAAGGCGCATAAGAAAATGAATGCCTTAATTGAAGAATTCAAAGCTAACCTGGAAAAGAAAAGCAGTGTTGAAGCCGAGCCAGTGCCTGTATTTGAAGAAATAGAAGAAGTACAGCTTAAGAAAGAAAACGTCAATTTAAGTATTGATGAAGCAAAAGAGAATAAGATTGTCGAGAAATTACTTGCTCTCGAAAGCAAGTTAGAATACTTAAACGCCGATTTTACTCTGCCTTATGTAGCTAAAAAGATCAAAACCAACACAACTTATTTATCGTATGTGGTAAACAAACGCTTTGGTAAATCTTTTGGGGAATACTCTAATGAGCTTAAAATTAACTACGTAATCAACGAAATGATTACCAACCACATGTACAGAAAATATTCTACGCAGGCTATTGCAGAAAGTGTAGGTTTTAAAAATGCAGTGTCTTTTGCAAAATCATTTCGCAAAAGAACTGGAGTATCTCCAGCTCAGTTTGCGAATAATATTTAA
- a CDS encoding LysR family transcriptional regulator: MEIYQLEYFIKTAEVLHFTKAAELCFVTQSGLSQQIKKLEEELGMPLFVRIGKKIQLTEAGSVFLIHAKKVLENVQNGKQAIEDLNQMIGGELRIGVTYIFGLLILPVVNAFAKTYQNLKIVVEYGTTESLEQKLIHNELDLVLVISSHEIGPSIQKVPLFRSNMVMAVSKSHPLAVLDKIPFKKIEEVSLILPGRGSNSREYVEILFVKHHMKPKISIELNSIHALLQMVENSDWATIVAEKALKGWDDLKAIQITGVTTKRDSYMLTMGGYQKKAVKLFMEEFKKSI, translated from the coding sequence ATGGAAATCTATCAACTGGAGTATTTTATTAAAACTGCTGAGGTTCTGCATTTTACAAAAGCAGCCGAATTGTGTTTTGTAACACAATCGGGGCTTTCGCAGCAAATTAAAAAACTGGAAGAAGAGCTCGGAATGCCTTTGTTTGTCAGGATTGGCAAAAAAATACAGCTTACAGAAGCCGGTTCTGTTTTCCTGATTCATGCCAAAAAAGTGCTCGAAAATGTACAGAATGGCAAGCAGGCAATTGAAGATTTGAACCAAATGATTGGCGGTGAGCTTCGAATAGGAGTAACCTATATTTTTGGATTACTGATCCTGCCCGTTGTAAACGCATTTGCCAAAACGTACCAAAATCTCAAAATCGTTGTAGAATACGGCACAACAGAATCTTTGGAACAAAAATTAATTCACAACGAACTCGATTTGGTTTTGGTTATTTCCTCACACGAAATTGGGCCGTCGATCCAAAAAGTGCCTTTGTTCAGATCTAATATGGTTATGGCGGTTTCGAAATCGCATCCGCTGGCGGTTTTAGATAAAATTCCGTTCAAGAAAATAGAAGAAGTATCGCTTATTTTGCCCGGAAGAGGATCAAATTCAAGAGAATATGTAGAGATTTTATTCGTAAAACACCATATGAAACCCAAAATTTCGATTGAATTAAATTCGATTCACGCCTTGCTGCAAATGGTCGAAAACAGTGATTGGGCAACTATAGTAGCCGAAAAAGCCCTAAAAGGCTGGGACGATCTAAAAGCGATTCAGATTACGGGAGTTACAACCAAAAGAGATTCGTATATGCTTACAATGGGAGGCTATCAAAAAAAGGCTGTAAAACTGTTTATGGAAGAATTTAAGAAAAGTATTTAA
- a CDS encoding 1-acyl-sn-glycerol-3-phosphate acyltransferase, whose amino-acid sequence MQKFDAIRPFYDSEINEALHDVVNHPMMKTMMNFTFPEVEDEVWKDQLKKTHSIRDFQCNFIYNTIQKVLEKSSEGLTTSGFEKLEPNTSYLFISNHRDILLDTTLLNVCLFEHGLVMTASAIGDNLVKKAFLATLAKLNRNFLVLRGLTPREMLQSSKLLSEYMGQLLLRENRSVWIAQREGRTKDGNDETNPGVLKMIGMASDEEDLMNYFKKLKIVPVSISYEYDPTDVLKMPQLMAEANNEVYVKDKNEDFMTILSGIMGTKKRIHISVGDVLDTEIDQIVAENDNANKQVQALAQTIDDVILKNYQLWPTNFIAYDILNETDRFADKYKESEKSLFERRLEMRIGSDNPVTRQGFLSMYANPVVNKLKYQDVL is encoded by the coding sequence ATGCAGAAATTTGATGCCATTCGACCTTTTTATGACTCCGAAATAAATGAAGCCCTTCATGATGTTGTAAATCACCCAATGATGAAAACCATGATGAACTTTACTTTTCCGGAAGTTGAAGATGAGGTTTGGAAGGATCAATTAAAGAAAACACATTCTATTCGTGATTTTCAATGCAACTTCATTTATAATACCATACAAAAAGTCCTGGAAAAAAGCTCTGAAGGATTAACCACTTCAGGTTTTGAAAAACTGGAACCTAATACTTCTTATTTGTTTATTTCCAATCACAGAGATATTCTTTTGGATACTACATTATTAAACGTTTGTTTATTTGAACACGGTTTGGTAATGACCGCTTCGGCAATTGGAGATAATTTAGTAAAGAAAGCTTTCCTGGCAACTTTGGCTAAATTAAATAGAAACTTTTTGGTTTTAAGAGGATTAACACCCCGCGAAATGCTGCAAAGCTCTAAACTGCTTTCAGAATATATGGGACAGTTACTGCTTCGCGAAAACCGCTCAGTTTGGATTGCTCAAAGAGAAGGAAGAACAAAAGACGGAAACGACGAAACCAATCCAGGCGTTTTAAAAATGATTGGAATGGCTTCTGATGAAGAAGATCTGATGAATTATTTTAAGAAATTAAAAATCGTTCCGGTTTCAATTTCTTATGAATACGACCCGACTGATGTTTTGAAAATGCCGCAATTAATGGCAGAAGCAAACAATGAAGTTTACGTAAAAGACAAAAACGAAGATTTCATGACCATTTTAAGCGGTATCATGGGAACTAAAAAAAGAATACATATTTCGGTAGGAGATGTTTTAGATACAGAAATCGATCAGATTGTCGCAGAAAATGACAATGCAAACAAACAAGTTCAGGCTTTGGCGCAGACTATTGATGATGTAATTCTGAAAAACTATCAATTATGGCCTACAAACTTCATTGCGTACGATATTTTAAACGAAACAGATCGATTTGCTGATAAGTATAAAGAAAGCGAAAAATCATTATTTGAGCGTCGTTTAGAAATGAGAATCGGAAGCGATAATCCTGTTACCAGACAAGGATTCCTGTCTATGTATGCCAATCCGGTAGTAAATAAATTAAAATACCAAGATGTCCTCTAA